DNA from Pelobacter propionicus DSM 2379:
TGCTGGAGTATATGGTTTCTCCGCATGCAGTCTTGCTTATATTGTTCTGACTGCAAATAAGATCACGAACATCTGACGTTGACGTTACATTAGAATCATACGATGTCCATGCGTATATATTGACCGAAGGTGTAGATGGGCCTGTGTCCATAAGAACAGGAGGTGTAAACTCTTTCAGACCAGATGGGATCCCCCCCTGACAGAAATCAGGGCAAAGAGCGATTGAAGAGGTCGCCCTTGCGGGAATAGCAGCGGTAGCAATGGCTGCGGCACCCATCTTATCCCAGCCGAAAAGTCTGCCGAAAATGATCGGAACCTGACCACCTGCCGAAGCAGTATCACGTGCTGCCCTGACCTGTATTGCGTTAATCGGTGACCCACCCGATGTATAGTGGTTGTCCCAGTAACCAAAAGTAATATCACTGCTCTTGTCGATAATAATATTCTGACCGGCTGACTTGTTAGCCAGAGCAAACTGGGCAGCCTTATCCCGCGCTGCTGCCTCATCGTCTGCAGTAGGCTCAAGACCGTCATCCCTGATAAGCATAGCCGCACCAGCCAGCGCCGCTGCGTCGGCCGCATTTTGCAGTTGCCCCTTGGCCACGTACATGTAGCTGAAATCCATCGCCATGGCGGCAAACAGCAGTACAACCGGAAGCAACACCACAAACCAGACAACAACGAAGCCTTTGTTCTTGTTCGAAGAAGCTATTTTGTCATCGGTATCCATTGGAACTCCTTCTCCTGCTCAGGAGTAAGCTGCTTGTCCGTCGGCAGCTCAACCTTGACCCCCGGCACCTCGGGCATGACCAGCTTTGGGGTGATGAAAAACACCAGCTCCGTTTCTTTCTGTTCATTCTCCGTAGTTCTAAACAGAGCCCCCAGTATGGGTATGTCGCCCAGCAGCGGGACCTTTGAAATACTCTTATACGTCTCATCACGGAGCAGTCCGGCCAGGACAAGGCTTTCACCATCCCTCAACTCCGCCGAAGTCTTGATTGTTCTGGTGTCTATTACGGGATAACCGTTTGTCTCAAGAGTTCCCTGAATATTGCTCACCTCAACTGGATCGAGTTCAAGGGCAATGGTGCCGCTCTCCATGACAAATGGCTTGAAATTCAGTTTGACCCCTACTTCCTCCCACCTGATACTTGGAGTCGAAGTACTTCCTGTGTTTTCAAGCACACTGAATGGTATTCTGCTGCCGGCAAAAAACTCTCCCTTCTGACCGCTTTTCACCACAAGATTCGGCTCGGCAAGGATTTTTGCCATGCCCTTGGTTGCCAACGCTTTTATCACCGCACTGACACCACTCGGGAAGTGCGTAATGCCCATGGTATAGGGATTAAGACTGCTAAAACCGTCAATTATTCCGTTGGCTGTACTGATTGTGCCGTCGCCTGACGCACTGGTTGAGCTGGTTGAGGGAGCTCCGATCATATTGGAAAAACCATTGGCATTTTGATTTTTAACCAGAAAGCTGACACCGAGGTTTTTCAGTGCGGTCTTGTCGATCTGCGCCACCTTCACCTGCAAGAGCACCTGCTGGGAATCGTCAATATTCGTGTTGCCTACCACATTAACATCGAAGAAGAGCGGCTTTTCGCCCCCTTTTTCCCAGACAATCAGGGACGTGGCGCCGAGAGCCAAGCCATTCAGCTGAATCTGTCGCGGCGTTATCAGCAGCAGGTCAGCTATGGCAGGGTTAGCGATGGAAACCCTTTCCGCCGGATTTTTCAGATTGACCAGCACGCTCTTGTTGACAATCACCTGTGTCCGGACTCCGGCAAGGGCAATCCCCGACAGCAGCATAACCGCGATGGCAAGAAGGACAGGGAACAATACAATTGACTTTCCGGAACGTTTCATATCTGTCACCTCATGAAAAAGGGTAGCATTCTTGGCTCAGTACTGTTTCGACGTCCTGTTTGTCCCCTTGATAATCTCAACGGTGTCGACCTGCGGCGGCGGAAAGTACCTGACCGCTTGCTGCCGCGCCACAGCCTGCTTGCGCGGCGCAGCCGACCTCGGGGCGGAAGACTGCATTGCCGGACGCACCGCCCCCAGCACCTTGGCTATTGTCGCGCCTCTGCTTTCGACCAGCGCCGAATCCCTGATACCCCGCAGCAGCATCTGGAGCGATCCCTTGCTGGAGGCAACCACCAGCTTTTCTGCGTCCTCGGGAGTCAGGTCAATGGTAACGGTAGGCACGACAACCGGCTTGCCGTCCTTCTGCTCAGTTATCTGCCCGGTGGCCAGGATCGGCACATTCTGGAGCACTATTTTGCTTATGGTGGCGTTTGGGTCGTTACTGCCGGGAGGGATTGTGGTGAGAACAACATCTACCTTGTTGTGGGGTGAGAGGAAACCGGCCACGCCGGCTACCTCGTTAACAGCGACGGTAACGGCGCGATGCCCGTCCGGGATGATGTAGGTCATGATACCCGCGCCGGGAGCGCCGTCCCTGGGCATGAGCTTGGCTTCCGTCAGCGGCTCTCCCGGGCCGATCGGCCTGATACTTATTCTGTCAATCAGCGCCTTTGTGTCCGTAAAGCTGCCGGGAGGGATGCTTGTCGCCGGCCAGGCCATCATCTTCAGGTGTGTTGTGTTCAGCTTGCTGCCGACCGGGATATCCGCGCTAGCCACAACGATGCCCTTACCCTTGCCGGCTTCGGTCTCTTTGCTTTTCTTGGAAAGATAATCGTACACCAGCCAGGAAGCAACGCCGGCCAGAACAAGCGCAACAACCGCAACTGTAGTAACCGCTTTGAGACGAGTCATATGCCCTCCTTTAAGATATCAATTCAAGACCTACTCATAGCGCATCGAAGCTTGACCAACCAGCTTGTCTGTAATCACAAGCTTGGGGTGATTTACAGGATCATTGAACAATCTTATAACCGGATCAAAAGGGGCTGTAACAATCACGCTAATTGTATCGCCCGCAGCAGCATATGAACCAGCGCAGCCAACACAACTGACACTGGCCGTAACCGTGTCTTTTTTTACATACATCAGTCCGTCATATATCTTTGCCAGTACAGGATCTGCCGGACGAGTATTACTAAAGGTAAAAAGCGGTTGGGACACCGGCAATGAGCCTGTCACAACAGCCTGCCGTGCGCCTGCGCGCGCAGCGTTGTTAAGCATGTTCTTTATATACATGGCGCGGCCGAATTCGGTTATGGCAAAGGTAAACAACACCACAATGAACAGCACGAATGCCGCTTCGACCAGAGCCTGTCCTTTTCGATGTTTGTGTGTATCAATCTTCATGGTTATCGCTCAAAAAACCTGATATTTCAGTCAAATAATTTTGGTTTTGTGTATCTAAGGTGGTGTGACTATTAAATTATCGAAAACGGCAAGGGGCATCAAACCCATACATAATCAACATTATCATTATTGATAGCAACAAATCTGATGCCCCATGCAAGGTAGTAACAATGAATCAACAGTACTCTATTTAACAGCACACTATGTTTTGACTTTTTAGCATGACATTCATGTAAAATTCTTATTGAGTTAGTGCGGAATTTATTTGGCTAAATGCGTTGTTTGCATTTTGACCAATACCCTTGAGCATGGCGATGACAACAATTGCGATCAGTACCAGTATGAGAGCGTATTCTACAATTGCCTGACCTTTTTCGCTTTTTACGGTAGTTATCCACTTGATATACATTTTTGTGAACTAGTTCATGATCTGTTCTCCTTTCATTGTTTGATTCCCGCACAGGAAGAGTACCATCTGTTCCTGCCAGGTGATGGAGGTTGCATCATTGACAACCATTTTCAACCTTATTTCCGCTTACACCCAGTTCCCCCCTTTCACTCACAGTTAGCCGCGTTAAGCGGAGAGTCGTGACCAGACATTCAGGCACATAATTTCAACATTCAATCAAATGATTGTTCCTGACTAAAGCGTATGACAATACTATTGCCTGTCAAGAGTCCGCACCCAAAAAAACGTACTGATTACATTCTGTTCAAAGAAAATTTTTTTATGATGAAAATGCCGAGTTCACCGTAGAATACATAGTATTGGTTTTCCCGCCGATCCCTTTCAGCATGGCAACAACAACAATCGCGATCAGAAGCAGGATAAGGGCATATTCGACAATAGCCTGAGCTTTTTCAGACAGAAGAACAGTCAGACACCGTGCATATGCGCTCTTGAAACGGTCCATACCTATTCCTCCCTTTTGGAAGCGTGTATTGTCCGACAGTCGCTGGTCATATGCAGAAGCAGAGTGACCGTCATTTCCTGCGCCAAAGCATAGCAGGGATAGGCGCACATTCAATTCCGTCCCTGGAAAAAACATTTGAAAAACTTCCCGTATCTCCAGCTTTCATGTTAGTTTTGCACAACTCATCGAGAGCAGGAATGGCGGCAATACAAGGGAACGTCTTTCCGTCAATAACCTCCGTCGCTGACGATAGAGCGCCTCATACCCAAGAAGAGAAAACAAGATCGTCATTCGAAAGAGTTTCCATATCGCGCGATGTGTCATCCCACTACCTTGACAAGGAGCACACCCATGAAAAAACTGCGCAGCATTCTGTTTCTGGCCCTCCTGCTGATGCCGACCCTCACATTTTCCGCCGAACCAGAGCGTTTGGCTGCCTCGGGCCGCATAACCGCCGTGACCGTCTACCCCGACCGGGCGTTGACCAGCCGCACAGCCTCGTTCAACCTCAAGCCGGGCAGCTACCTGATCGCGTTCGAAAACCTGCCCGCACTCGTGCAGGACGATTCGGTGCAGATCAAAGGCAGAGGCACGGCCACAGCCACGATCTCGGGACTGGAGATCAAACGCTCCTTCCTGGCCGAGAGCGGCGAAAAGCGGGTCCAGGAACTGGACAGCCAGATTCTCGAACTGGAACACCAGCACGGGACACTGGAGGCGAAAAAGGCCGGACTGGCCTCACAGAAGGCCTTCATCGAATCGATCCGTGTTGCCTGGGGCGAGCGCATCTCAAAGGAACTGGCCATCGGTCGTCCCACATCGACGGAGTTGCGGGAGGCGGCCGGCTTCGTCGGTTCACAGGTGACCAGGAGTGAGGAACAGACACGCGACATCGAGGCTGAAAAGAAGAATGTTGCCGATAAAATTGATGCCCTGCGCAGACAACGGGATGAGGTCATCGGTTCGCGGCGCAGGGAGGCCAAGAGCGTCGAGGTGATGGTGGAAGCGACCAGCCAAGGGCAACTGACCCTGGAACTGTCCGCCGTCATGCCCAAAGCGGGATGGACCCCTTCCTACGACGTGCGGTTGGGAGCGGACGCGGCGACCGCCGACCTGACCTTCCGGGCCATGGTTCGCCAACAGACCGGCGAGGAGTGGAACAACGTTGACCTGACCCTCTCCACCGCCCGCCCCGCCGCCGGGGGAGCTCCCCCGGAACTGCACCCCTGGCGCATCTCCCTGGTCCGCCCACGGCCGGCCATGAAGGCGGATATGTTCTACGCCGCCCCTGCGCCGCTCATGGCCAGGAAATCCGGACAGATGATGGCGGAGAACATCATACCCGAAGAGGCAGGGGAAGAGAGCGCACTAGAGACGGCATTGGTCAGCGATGAGCAATCCTCGATTGCCTTTCACATTCCCCGACCACTCAGCATCCCCTCCGACAACAACCAGCATGCCAGCGTGGTGGCCATGGAAAAGCTGCCGGTCAACATGGAGTACCTGGCCATCCCCAAACTCTCGCCACACGTATTTCTCAAGTCGGAGATCACCAACAAGGCGGCCTATCCGCTCCTGTCCGGCAAGGTCAGCACCTTCGTGGGTAACACCTTCACCGGCAGTTCTCAGTTAAAGAAGGTCGCGGCGGGAGAGAAGTTCGATCTGTTCTTTGGAACGGATGACCAGGTGACCGTGAAGCGGGATGAGCTAAAACAGCACGGGGAGGCCGGTATGTTCGGCAGCAACCGGGCCAGATACAGCTGCCGGATCAGCCTGACCAACTTCCGCAAACAACCGGTGACGGTCACACTGCTGGACCAGCTCCCCCTGGCGGGCGACGAAGAGATCAAGGTTTCCCTGGAAGAGCCTTCCCTGAAACCGGAACAGATCAAAGAAGACGGCTCGGTGATCTGGAAAATGCCGTTCAAGGCGGGAGAGAAAAGGGAGATATCCTTCGGCATCCTGGTGGAGTACCCGAAGGGGCGCGACATAATCGGGCTGTAAAGGTGGGGGAATGCAGGAGACAGATCGTGGCACAAAAGCAGCGATAACATATCTCAATAAAACAACTTTTTCACAAACCGCCATTCATGCTCCGCGTAGACAGTGTGTTCTAATGTGAGATATACTGGTCACGCTTACCCACACGCTGCGCCTCCAGGAGTAAATGATGAGTGAATACCGACTCTCCGAACTGCTTGACATGGGCATCATCCAGAAAATGGCCGACACCCACTATCGGGCAACGGGCATCCCAATCGGCATCATCGACGCCATCGACGATGCTGTTCTGGTAGGCTCCGGCTGGCAGGAGATCTGCGTCAGATTCCACCGCGCAGCCCTGCTTTCACTGCAGCGTTGCCGGGAAAGCGACAACTACATCAAGAGCCATCTCGTGGAAGGCCAGTCCTGCCACTACAGATGCAAAAACGGCCTTAATGACATAGGTATTCCGATTATTGTTGCGGGGCGACATCTGGCGACCATGTTTCTGGGACAATTTTTCTATGAAGAAGAGGAACCGGAGCGTGAGTACTTCATCCAACAGGCCGATGAGTACGGTTTCGATCGTGACGAGTATCTTGCCGCCCTTGACCACGTGCCACGCTTCAGCCATGAAAAAGTCAACAACATGCTGGAGTACGACAAGGTGCTGACAGTCTTCATCGCCGACTTGGCGGAGCGTTCGCTCCAGAAAATGCAGGCCGAGGAGGAGACCCGGGCAAGTGAGCGTAAATTTCACACCATCCTTGACCAGGCCTATCAGTTCATCGCTCTCCTCTCCACGGAAGGCAGAATTCAGGAGGCAAACAGGACCGTCCTGCAATTCGGCGGCATCGAGGATAACTGCGCAACGGGAAAGCTGTTTTGGGAAACCAGCTGGTGGAGCCACTCCCCTGAACTGCGGAAAAAAATCCGTGACTCCGTGCATAAGGTTGTCCGGGGGGAGTTTATCAGGTTCGAGGCGACCCACCCTGCAACCGATGGGACCCTGCAGTATGTGGATCTGTCTCTCAAGCCGGTCAGGAATCCGACCGGCGCTGTGGTCCTTCTGATTGCGGAAGCCAGGGATATCAGCGAACAAAAGCGGGTGGAACAGGCTCTCGAGCTGAGCAACCTTGTGGTGGAAAACAGCCAGGTGGTGCTCTTCCGCTGGAAAGCAGTCGAGGGATGGCCGGTCGTCATGGTTTCCCGCAACGTGAGCCAGTTCGGCTATACTCCGGAAGAATTCCTCTCCGGCACGCTCCACTATGCATCAATCATCCACCCTGAAGATCTTGATCGAGTAATCCGGGAAGTCCGGTATTTTTCAACCCGCGGCGTCTCCCACACCCACCATGAATACCGGATCATCGCCAAAGACGGCCGCGTACACTGGGTTGTCGAACGTTCTTTGGTTGAGCGCAACAACAAGGGGGAGATCGATTTTTTCCAGGGAGTGGTGATAGACACCACCGAGCGCAGACACATGGAGGAGGAACTGGTCAAGGCCCAGAAACTGGAATCCGTCGGCCTGCTTGCCGGCGGCATCGCCCACGACTTCAACAACATCCTCACCGGCATCCTGGGCAACGCGTCTCTCGCGAAGATGCTGTTCTCCCCCCAGGACAGGGCATATGCCTATGTGAGCAACATCGAAAGCGCCGCCTACCGGGCCAAGGACCTGACTCTGCAGTTCCTGACCTTCTCCAAGGGGGGCGCTCCCATCAAAAAACCGGTGAACAGCGTTGAACTGATACGCAACAACACGCAGCTGGCCCTAAGCGGCCTCAAATCAACCTGCGAGCTGAGCGTTCCGGATGACCTGCGGATCGTCGAGGTCGATGAGGGACAGATCAGCCAGGTGATCAACAACCTGATCATCAACGCGGACCAGGCCATGCCGCGGGGTGGCGTCATCCGGGTGGTCTGCGAAAACGTGGAGACAAGCGCCAGCAACGGGCTTCCCCTGAAAGAGGGCAGCTATGTCAGGGTCAGCGTCAGCGACCAGGGGGCTGGAATAACGGCGGAGCACAGGGGAAAGATCTTCGACCCCTATTTCACCACAAAAGATAGGGGGCACGGCCTGGGCCTCGCCTCGGCCTACGCCATCATGAAGAAGCACGCCGGCCACATCTGCGTGGATTCAAAACCGGGCGCCGGCGCGACCTTCACCATCTATCTCCCTGCTTCCGACGCAGCGACGGCCATTACAACGGAAGAGCCCGCCACGGCCGCCGCCGGCAGCGGCAGGATACTGGTCATGGATGACGAGCCGCTTGTGAGAATGGTAACGGGAGAGATGCTGGAACATATGGGCTACGACGTGGAATTCGCCCAGAATGGCGAGGAGGCCCTGGCCATGTACGGCGCGGCCCGCGAGTCAGGTGTCCCCTTTGATGCGGTGATCATGGACCTGACCGTCCCCGGCGGCATGGGGGGCAGGGAGGCGATCCAGAGAATCCGGGAGATTAATCCGAACGTCAGGGCCATCGTTTCCAGCGGCTATTCTGACGACCCGGTCATGGCCAATCACCTGAACTACGGCTTCGCGGGGGTGGTGGTGAAACCGTACGACCTGGGCGAGCTGGGTGCCCAGTTGGAGAGGGTATTGCGGAAACAGGAGTGAGGCGAGAAGCGAGGAGTCAGAAACCAGCAGCCAGAATTCGGAATTTCGTTCCTCTGACAGAAGAAGGGGCGGGGCAACAGCCCCACCCCTTCTTCTGTCAGAGGTTATCATTCAGAACCGTTCGAATTCACTGTCCATAGCATCCACGCCTTCATGATCAAGGTGGAGATGCACCCCCTCACACTGGGTACGGCTAGGCGTCTTCCCGTTCTGGGTCGAGGTTCGCATCGCAATCGCCTGGCGAACCAGGCCCGCGGCGATCTGCTTGGGCGCCCCATGCCGCGGTCCCGGCAGGGCTTTCTGTTTGCGGTCGTCAAGAGCGAAAAACGCTATAGTGGCCTTGAGCTGTTCTGCCTGACTGGAAAGCTCCTCGGTGGTGGAGGCCATCTCTTCGCTGGCCGAGGCGTTCTGCTGAATCACCTGATCCAGCTGGTGGATGGCCTTGTTGATCTGATCGGCGCCGCTGTCCTGCTCGCGACTGGAGGCGGCTATCTCCTGCACCAGCTCAGCGGTCCTCTGGATCTCGGGCAGCATTCTGCTGAGCATCTCTCCTGCCTGCTCGGCAATGGCCACGCTGCTGGCGGAGAGCTGGCCGATCTCGCCGGCAGCGGTATGGCTCCGTTCAGCCAGCTTCCGCACCTCGGATGCGACCACCGCGAACCCCTTGCCATGCTCGCCGGCACGGGCAGCCTCGATGGCGGCGTTCAGAGCCAGCAGGTTGGTCTGGCGGGCGATCTCCTCGATGATGGATATCTTGGTGGCAATCTCCTTCATGGCTGCCACGGTCTCCGTAACCGCCTTGCCCCCCTCACGGGCATCGGAGGCGGACTTGATGGCGATCTTCTCGGTCTGCAGGGCGTTATCCGTGTTCTGACGGATGCTGGAGGCCATCTCTTCCATGCTGGAAGAGATCTCCTCGGCGGATGCCGCCTGCTCGCTGGCGCCCTGGGACATCTGCTGGGCAGTTGCGGACATCTGCTGGCCGCCGGAGGCTACGTTGTCGACCGCGGACTGAACCTCCATGACGATCTCCCTCAGTTTCGCAACCATGGATGCCAAGGATTCCATCAGTTCGTCATTTTCGCTGCGTTTTTTCATCTCAACCATCAGGTTGCCCTGGGCCACCTGCTTGGCGTTGGCGGTGATGTCGTCAATCGACTCGCACATCGTGATCAGGGCCGGAATGAGGGTATCGTTCTCGCAACGCTTGCCAATTTTCTTGAGGGCTTCCAGATCATCCTTGTACTCTCCCCTGGCAATGTGCTGGCAGATATCGCGTGCACGCATGACGCGATCCCTGGCCGCGTTGGTCGCCGAAGCGACTTCGGCGAATATTCCCTGGTAGGAGCCCTCAACCCTCCGGGTGTAGTCGTTCAGAGCCACCCGCTGCAGCACCTGATTGGCCTCCACCAGCCCCTGCAGACCGTCGATGCACAGGTTTAGGTTGACCTTGATTTCGTTAAAGTCACCGCTGTAGTTGTCGGTGATCCTGGGGGGAATATCACCCTTGCCGATACGATCCACATATTCGGCTGCCACGTTCAGGGGGCCGATGACCGCATCCAGGGTGTCGTTGACCCCGGTGATGATCTTCCTGAAGTCCCCCTGGTGCCGTGATGCATCGGCACGGGTGGCCAGATTCCCTGCCACGGCAGCCCGGGAAAGCATGGTGGCGTCGCTCACCAAGGCGTCTATGGATTCCATCATCGTGATGAAGGCGGGCATGAGGGTATCGTTCTCGCAACGCTTGCCGATCTTCCTGAGCGCTTCCAGATCCTCCGTGTACTCGCCCCGGGCTATGTGCTGGCAGATTCCGAGAACACTGGTGACACGACCGATGGTGGCATTGGTTGCCGCGGCAACCTGGGCGAAAATCCCCTGGTAGGAGCCCTCCACCCTCCGGGTGTAGTCGTTCAGAGCCACCCGCTGAAGGACCTGATTGGCCTCTACCAGCCCCTGCAGACCATCGATGCACAGGTTCAGGTTGACCTTGATTTCGTTAAAGTCACCGCTGTAGTTGTCGGTGATCCTGGGGGGGATGTCCCCCTTGCCGATACGGTCCACATATTCGGCTGCCACGTTCAGGGGGCCGATAACCGCGTCCAGGGTGTCGTTGACCCCGGCGATGATTTTCCGGAAGTCCCCCCTGTGCCTGCCGGCATCGGCACGTGTGGCCAATTGACCGGCAATGGCCGCGTCGGACAGCAGAGCTGCGTCAGCCACCAGGAGCTTGATGGAATCCACCATCTTTGCCATGGAGGACATGACGCTATCGCCGTTCTTCCCAGTCAGGTCGATCTCCAGGGACATGTCACCGGCTGCCACACGGTTGGCAATTTCAGCAACTCTGCTCGGATCTCCCCCCAGTTGCCCCAGAATGAAACGAGTGAGGAGGAATCCCAGGCCAATCGCCACCAGCGTGCCCACGACCATGAGAGCCAGCATGATACGGGATGCACTGCCGGCGATGGAGTCATTATCATCGGCAATCAGCTTGGCCTGTTTGATCTTGGCGTCCATCAGCTTCTCGATGGCGCTCTGCTCCGCGCCGGACGACCTGTCCGCCGCCCCCCGCAGCAGTTCAAGCGCCTCGGCGTTCCTGTTCTGCAGTGAAAGTTCGATTATCCTGTCCAGATCGGCGCCGAACGCCTTGCGCGCCGCCTTGAAATCATCGAAGAGACTGCGCCCCTCCTCGGAGAGGATCGTCTTTTCAAACGCGTCCGCCTTTTCGTTGAGCGAAGTTCTGAGCTCCTTGATCCGCTCGGCGTATCTCTTCTTCTCCTCGACAGAGGACGCCATCAGGATATCCCTGACATTCACCTTGATCTGCTGGAATGCGATGGCGAAATCGGCAAGTTCCCCCATCGGCACGGCAGCCTTCTCAAACAGCGTGGTATCGGCACGTTTGATCACCCTGATCTCCCTGATGCCGATCAGACCGATCAGCGATGCGATCACCGCCACACAGACAAACCCGGTCATCAGCTTTGCCTTTAACGTCATGTTGTTAAACCAGTTCATCCAAGCCCCCACAAGAAAGTAATTACCACTGAAGCTCAACTCAAACGTTTCCCCGGCCCCTGTTTCGATCCGCGCAATCATACCCCGCATCGTCCAGCACGGACGCATCGCTGCCGGGATCGATGACAGTATTGATGTCATCCAGTCGGTTCCAGTCACCGAGAATGAGAGAGGAGGTGCACCTGTGTCTGCTATTGTGACGTTTCAGAGGGATGATCTTCATGACTGCCCTCCCCCGATTTTCCGATACACCTGGGCATTCGCCACGGCCCTGGTAAAGAGATGGGCTACCTCAGGCGGGAGTTTCTGGGTGTTTTCCGTGGCGAGATGTCCGCCCGGCGCCAGGGCACGGTGAAACATCCTGAAGACATCCACACGCTGGGCATACGAAAAATGAAGCAGGACGTTTTTGCAGACGACCAGGCAGTAATCCTCCATGGGAGGCTTGAGGGAGAGGAGATCGTGGTACCGGAAGGAGACCCTGCTGCGCAGAGATTCGACAATGCTGAAATGATCGGGCTTGCCTGCGGGCTCGAAGTACCTGTCGCGCAGCTCCCGAGGGGTGCGCTGCAGCTCTTCGGCTGAGTAGACGGCAGCGGTTACCAGGTCGCCGAAGCGGTTGGCGCTGTCATGGTCGGTGGCATCGATGCGCAGATTCCTGAATCTGAAGGGGTTCATCCTCTCGGCGAGGATCATGGCCAGAGTCCAGGTCTCCTGCCCTTGGGCGCAGCCTGCGTCCCAGACCCTGATACGGCTGCGGCCGGAGGTAGAGCGGATCATCAGATCCACGGCATGCTCCAGGATCGGCTGATCGCGCATGAAAAAGGTGAAGGCCATTCAGCCTCCCGACAGCCAGATGCAGCTGTGATGCCAGTCAATGCCGCACCCCCAGCCGGCCTGACGCCCTTCGGCGGGAATCGCGTCGCGCATGACGGCATGGTCATGACCGGTTATGCGGAGCTCCTTTCCGGAGAAGAGCAGGTTGCGATGGCAGGAGCAGAACAGCTTCAGCCCGGCGAGATCGATTTCCGTAATACCGGAAAAATCGATCAGAATGTTCTCCGTCTCGTCGAATTCCCTGGTCAGCTGGAGCAGCACCTCACCGACGTTTCCGGACGTTATCGAACCGAACAACCTGAGGCGCCGTGTGGCCCCGTTGTCCGCTGACAGATCAACTTTGATACAAAAAACAGTCATGAAGAACCGCCGCTTTTTCTGAACATGGGACATACATAGCAGAACAGAACGCAGCGGTCTGTCG
Protein-coding regions in this window:
- a CDS encoding TadG family pilus assembly protein; translated protein: MDTDDKIASSNKNKGFVVVWFVVLLPVVLLFAAMAMDFSYMYVAKGQLQNAADAAALAGAAMLIRDDGLEPTADDEAAARDKAAQFALANKSAGQNIIIDKSSDITFGYWDNHYTSGGSPINAIQVRAARDTASAGGQVPIIFGRLFGWDKMGAAAIATAAIPARATSSIALCPDFCQGGIPSGLKEFTPPVLMDTGPSTPSVNIYAWTSYDSNVTSTSDVRDLICSQNNISKTACGETIYSSMGAQANSLCNLESQMYNPYFDSGNKDTITIANGVNTPGWWMVVPITQSCPPGAQGNAWDPKPIIGYASIHVMAICTKGCGSGSIKAPCSSLYSAPSNVCNSIATKYGFKTSEIHNKMIIDKYQCVDCDSSGSFFPARRVVLVQE
- a CDS encoding type II and III secretion system protein family protein — its product is MKRSGKSIVLFPVLLAIAVMLLSGIALAGVRTQVIVNKSVLVNLKNPAERVSIANPAIADLLLITPRQIQLNGLALGATSLIVWEKGGEKPLFFDVNVVGNTNIDDSQQVLLQVKVAQIDKTALKNLGVSFLVKNQNANGFSNMIGAPSTSSTSASGDGTISTANGIIDGFSSLNPYTMGITHFPSGVSAVIKALATKGMAKILAEPNLVVKSGQKGEFFAGSRIPFSVLENTGSTSTPSIRWEEVGVKLNFKPFVMESGTIALELDPVEVSNIQGTLETNGYPVIDTRTIKTSAELRDGESLVLAGLLRDETYKSISKVPLLGDIPILGALFRTTENEQKETELVFFITPKLVMPEVPGVKVELPTDKQLTPEQEKEFQWIPMTK
- the cpaB gene encoding Flp pilus assembly protein CpaB, with protein sequence MTRLKAVTTVAVVALVLAGVASWLVYDYLSKKSKETEAGKGKGIVVASADIPVGSKLNTTHLKMMAWPATSIPPGSFTDTKALIDRISIRPIGPGEPLTEAKLMPRDGAPGAGIMTYIIPDGHRAVTVAVNEVAGVAGFLSPHNKVDVVLTTIPPGSNDPNATISKIVLQNVPILATGQITEQKDGKPVVVPTVTIDLTPEDAEKLVVASSKGSLQMLLRGIRDSALVESRGATIAKVLGAVRPAMQSSAPRSAAPRKQAVARQQAVRYFPPPQVDTVEIIKGTNRTSKQY
- a CDS encoding TadE family protein: MKIDTHKHRKGQALVEAAFVLFIVVLFTFAITEFGRAMYIKNMLNNAARAGARQAVVTGSLPVSQPLFTFSNTRPADPVLAKIYDGLMYVKKDTVTASVSCVGCAGSYAAAGDTISVIVTAPFDPVIRLFNDPVNHPKLVITDKLVGQASMRYE
- a CDS encoding Flp family type IVb pilin codes for the protein MYIKWITTVKSEKGQAIVEYALILVLIAIVVIAMLKGIGQNANNAFSQINSALTQ
- a CDS encoding Flp family type IVb pilin, with the protein product MDRFKSAYARCLTVLLSEKAQAIVEYALILLLIAIVVVAMLKGIGGKTNTMYSTVNSAFSS
- a CDS encoding DUF4139 domain-containing protein; its protein translation is MKKLRSILFLALLLMPTLTFSAEPERLAASGRITAVTVYPDRALTSRTASFNLKPGSYLIAFENLPALVQDDSVQIKGRGTATATISGLEIKRSFLAESGEKRVQELDSQILELEHQHGTLEAKKAGLASQKAFIESIRVAWGERISKELAIGRPTSTELREAAGFVGSQVTRSEEQTRDIEAEKKNVADKIDALRRQRDEVIGSRRREAKSVEVMVEATSQGQLTLELSAVMPKAGWTPSYDVRLGADAATADLTFRAMVRQQTGEEWNNVDLTLSTARPAAGGAPPELHPWRISLVRPRPAMKADMFYAAPAPLMARKSGQMMAENIIPEEAGEESALETALVSDEQSSIAFHIPRPLSIPSDNNQHASVVAMEKLPVNMEYLAIPKLSPHVFLKSEITNKAAYPLLSGKVSTFVGNTFTGSSQLKKVAAGEKFDLFFGTDDQVTVKRDELKQHGEAGMFGSNRARYSCRISLTNFRKQPVTVTLLDQLPLAGDEEIKVSLEEPSLKPEQIKEDGSVIWKMPFKAGEKREISFGILVEYPKGRDIIGL